One genomic segment of Methylocystis sp. SC2 includes these proteins:
- the lpxC gene encoding UDP-3-O-acyl-N-acetylglucosamine deacetylase: MRARRAALPGSAAAPAVQQTLARSFTLTGQGVHGGRPASMTLAPAGADVGIVFSVAGAEIDAHWSRVDASTLRTRLAGDGASVSTVEHVMAALAALRVDNALVAIDGDEVPAMDGSARDFVSAIDEAGVVTLPAPRRALRVVKPARISDGAGWAELRPAEAGLHLDVEIAFPCPVGRQRLALDLTPETFRRELAGARSFGFMRDAERLWREGLALGANLDNTLVFDARAAINPQGERFADECVRHKMLDVVGDLALAGAPIIGAFRSYRGGHRLNLALLEAAARAGALALELDARNEGMSATGRSLSP; the protein is encoded by the coding sequence TTGCGCGCGCGCCGCGCTGCGCTACCCGGAAGCGCGGCCGCGCCGGCGGTTCAGCAGACACTCGCACGAAGCTTCACGTTAACCGGCCAGGGCGTGCACGGCGGTCGTCCCGCCAGCATGACGCTCGCGCCGGCCGGCGCTGACGTGGGGATTGTTTTCAGCGTCGCCGGAGCCGAGATCGACGCGCACTGGTCGCGCGTCGACGCGTCGACATTGCGCACACGGCTCGCCGGCGACGGCGCAAGCGTGTCGACGGTCGAGCATGTGATGGCCGCGCTTGCCGCGCTTCGCGTCGACAATGCGCTGGTTGCGATCGACGGCGACGAGGTTCCGGCGATGGACGGCTCGGCCCGCGACTTCGTCTCGGCGATCGACGAGGCCGGCGTCGTCACGCTACCCGCGCCGCGCCGCGCGTTGCGCGTCGTAAAGCCCGCACGCATATCCGACGGGGCCGGCTGGGCGGAGCTGCGGCCAGCGGAAGCCGGCCTTCATCTGGATGTGGAAATCGCCTTCCCCTGTCCAGTCGGACGCCAGCGCTTGGCGCTTGATCTGACGCCGGAGACGTTTCGGCGCGAATTGGCCGGGGCTCGCAGTTTCGGATTCATGCGCGATGCGGAGCGGCTTTGGCGTGAAGGTCTGGCGCTTGGCGCCAATCTCGACAATACGCTGGTCTTTGACGCGCGCGCCGCGATCAATCCGCAGGGGGAGCGATTCGCCGACGAATGCGTGCGTCACAAGATGCTCGACGTCGTCGGCGATCTGGCGCTGGCCGGGGCGCCGATCATCGGCGCCTTCCGCTCCTATCGCGGCGGGCATCGTCTTAATCTCGCGCTGCTCGAAGCTGCGGCGCGCGCGGGCGCCCTGGCGCTCGAACTCGACGCGCGTAACGAAGGCATGAGCGCGACAGGCCGTAGCCTGTCGCCATAA
- the ftsZ gene encoding cell division protein FtsZ — protein sequence MTINLKAPELRELKPRIMVCGVGGGGCNAVNNMITSGLSGVDFLVANTDAQALASSQAERIIQMGLQVTEGLGAGAQPEVGRAAAEEAREEIREHLSGAHMCFVTAGMGGGTGTGAAPVIAQIAREMGILTVGVVTKPFHFEGQRRLRIAESGISELQKCVDTLIVIPNQNLFRIATEKTTFADAFAMADQVLYSGVASVTDLMVKEGLINLDFADVRSIMRGMGKAMMGTGEATGENRANLAAEAAIANPLLDEVSMKGARGLLISITGGHDLTLYEVDEAASRIRQEVDEDANIILGATFDSSLEGVVRVSVVATGIDLTAITADDPTSESRLAEAAERLRAQLQQARAQQAAPAVEAAPVLRHREEPQAAAGYYSEQAPAHGVYLEPAPPRLAYGEPRFEAERHDAPAGAYVPPAPEQPRAPRMPQIEDFPQPIQEQLRQQMGAGDPRRKSIFERLASFGASRQEDSMHGAPAAPAPRPHMAPPGQPSATHAEYGKRPVAPAPVVPGGHAALDSHGRRALQPRPSEEDHLEIPAFLRRQANH from the coding sequence ATGACGATCAACCTTAAAGCTCCCGAACTCAGGGAATTGAAGCCCCGCATCATGGTTTGCGGCGTCGGCGGCGGCGGCTGCAACGCCGTCAACAATATGATCACCTCTGGTCTGTCGGGCGTCGATTTCCTTGTCGCCAATACAGACGCGCAGGCGCTCGCCTCATCGCAGGCCGAGCGAATCATTCAGATGGGCCTGCAGGTGACGGAAGGACTGGGCGCCGGCGCTCAGCCAGAAGTCGGCCGCGCCGCTGCGGAAGAAGCGCGCGAAGAAATTCGCGAGCATCTCTCCGGCGCGCATATGTGCTTCGTCACCGCCGGGATGGGCGGCGGCACCGGCACGGGCGCCGCGCCGGTGATCGCGCAGATCGCGCGCGAAATGGGCATTCTCACCGTCGGCGTCGTCACGAAGCCCTTCCATTTCGAGGGTCAGCGTCGCCTGCGCATCGCCGAATCGGGCATCTCCGAACTGCAAAAATGCGTCGATACGCTGATCGTCATCCCGAATCAGAATCTCTTCCGCATCGCCACGGAGAAGACGACCTTCGCCGACGCCTTCGCGATGGCGGATCAGGTTCTCTATTCGGGCGTGGCGTCAGTGACCGATCTGATGGTCAAGGAAGGCCTGATCAACCTCGATTTCGCCGACGTCCGCTCGATCATGCGCGGCATGGGCAAGGCGATGATGGGCACCGGCGAAGCCACGGGCGAAAATCGCGCCAATCTCGCCGCGGAAGCCGCGATCGCCAATCCGCTGCTTGACGAAGTGTCGATGAAGGGCGCGCGCGGCCTGCTGATCTCGATCACCGGCGGCCACGATCTGACGCTCTATGAAGTCGACGAGGCGGCGAGCCGCATTCGCCAGGAGGTCGACGAGGACGCCAACATCATTTTGGGCGCGACATTCGATTCGTCGCTTGAAGGCGTGGTGCGCGTCTCCGTCGTCGCGACGGGCATCGACCTGACCGCAATCACGGCCGATGATCCGACGAGCGAATCGCGTCTCGCCGAGGCCGCCGAGCGTCTGCGCGCCCAATTGCAGCAGGCGCGCGCCCAGCAGGCCGCGCCGGCCGTCGAGGCCGCGCCGGTCCTGCGTCATCGCGAAGAGCCGCAGGCCGCAGCGGGCTATTATTCGGAGCAGGCGCCGGCGCATGGCGTCTACCTCGAGCCGGCGCCGCCGCGTCTCGCCTATGGCGAGCCGAGGTTCGAAGCCGAGCGCCACGACGCGCCGGCCGGCGCCTATGTGCCGCCGGCCCCGGAGCAGCCGCGCGCGCCGCGCATGCCTCAGATCGAGGATTTTCCGCAGCCCATCCAGGAACAGCTGCGTCAGCAGATGGGCGCCGGCGATCCTCGCCGCAAATCGATTTTCGAGCGCCTCGCCTCCTTCGGGGCGAGCCGTCAGGAAGATTCGATGCATGGCGCGCCCGCGGCGCCGGCCCCGCGCCCGCACATGGCTCCCCCAGGCCAGCCTTCGGCGACGCACGCCGAATATGGCAAGCGGCCGGTCGCGCCGGCGCCGGTTGTTCCCGGCGGACATGCCGCGCTCGATTCGCATGGTCGTCGCGCCCTGCAGCCGCGCCCGTCCGAGGAGGATCATCTGGAGATCCCGGCCTTTCTGCGCCGCCAGGCCAACCACTGA
- the ftsA gene encoding cell division protein FtsA, translating into MISPGVPPRMKPLSPRRSATFAALDVGTSKIACLIARLTPLGAVAPGDWRTHRVRVVGIGHQRSLGVKNGLVVDMDAADAAIRQTVDAAERMAGMQVERVIVTASGGRLSSQHFHAKRVIGGREVAEHDIHRVLEASAAHHLNRGRVAVHSLPTGFSLDGVSGIREPKDMIGEELAVDLHVATWDQAAARNLLLAVERSHLNVEAMAAAPYVAGLSTLEPDEAEMGVVVVDMGAGSTSVAVFARGEMIHLDAVTLGGGHVTMDIARGLDARLSDAERLKTFHGSAIASTSDERETISFDHVGESDHKAHAPKSHLVRIIRPRIEETLEFLRDRLAKAGHPSGPGRRIVLTGGASQLTGVAEAARRILGGQVRVGRPIGVEGLPDSSRSPAFAAAAGLLVYPQVAAHEYFEPRRVERAATGTDGYISRVGRWLRESF; encoded by the coding sequence ATGATTTCCCCTGGTGTCCCACCGCGCATGAAGCCGCTCTCGCCGCGTCGCTCGGCGACTTTCGCGGCGCTTGACGTCGGCACGTCCAAGATCGCCTGCCTGATCGCGCGGCTCACGCCGCTCGGCGCGGTCGCGCCCGGCGATTGGCGCACGCATCGCGTTCGCGTCGTCGGCATTGGCCATCAACGCTCTCTGGGCGTGAAGAACGGCCTCGTGGTCGACATGGACGCCGCCGACGCCGCGATCCGGCAGACCGTGGACGCCGCCGAGCGCATGGCCGGCATGCAGGTGGAGCGCGTCATTGTCACGGCGTCGGGCGGCCGACTGTCTTCGCAGCATTTTCATGCGAAACGCGTCATCGGCGGCCGCGAAGTCGCCGAACACGACATTCATCGGGTTCTCGAGGCCTCGGCCGCGCATCATCTCAACCGCGGCCGCGTCGCCGTGCATTCGCTGCCGACGGGCTTTTCGCTCGACGGCGTGTCCGGCATCCGAGAACCCAAGGACATGATCGGCGAAGAGCTCGCGGTCGATCTCCACGTCGCGACCTGGGATCAGGCCGCCGCGCGTAATCTTCTCCTCGCCGTCGAGCGCAGCCATCTCAACGTCGAAGCCATGGCCGCCGCGCCATATGTCGCCGGACTCTCCACGCTCGAGCCCGACGAGGCCGAGATGGGCGTCGTGGTCGTCGACATGGGCGCCGGATCGACGTCCGTGGCCGTCTTCGCCCGGGGCGAGATGATTCACCTTGACGCCGTCACGCTTGGCGGCGGCCACGTCACGATGGACATCGCGCGCGGACTCGACGCGCGGCTCTCCGACGCGGAGCGGCTGAAGACCTTTCACGGCTCGGCGATCGCGTCGACCTCCGACGAGCGCGAAACCATTTCCTTCGATCACGTCGGCGAGAGCGATCACAAGGCGCATGCGCCCAAATCGCATCTCGTGCGCATCATCCGCCCGCGAATCGAGGAAACGCTGGAGTTCCTGCGCGATCGCTTGGCGAAGGCCGGCCACCCGAGCGGTCCCGGCCGCCGCATCGTGCTGACGGGCGGCGCGAGCCAGCTCACCGGCGTCGCCGAGGCGGCGCGTCGCATTCTCGGCGGCCAGGTTCGGGTCGGACGGCCGATCGGCGTCGAAGGCTTGCCGGATTCGTCGAGGAGCCCCGCCTTCGCGGCCGCGGCCGGGCTGCTCGTTTATCCGCAAGTCGCCGCGCATGAGTATTTCGAGCCGCGCCGGGTCGAGCGCGCGGCGACGGGAACTGACGGATACATCTCGCGTGTAGGGAGATGGTTAAGAGAAAGCTTCTAG
- a CDS encoding cell division protein FtsQ/DivIB codes for MATAAAATVPPAAVPAAAAVAPRASTRRTRGERLLSRLALLGRPGVGALATLALFAAIGAAGFVENGGYAALVASEGELYDIAGRVAGFPISAVTITGQSRLTERELLDAAGVGPRNSLPFLNATAVRDRLMQVPLVKSARVMKLYPDRLVIAIEERQPSALWQRDGRVAVISEDGVPIDELRDQRYLGLPFVVGEGAQKRLLEFLMLMTKAGDLAHRIKAGVFVAGRRWNFEMTNGVTVKLPEIDPGGALETLARLQREARILDKDVMFIDLRIPDRVSVRLTEEAAAAREAQLAPHKSTKSGG; via the coding sequence TTGGCGACGGCGGCCGCTGCGACCGTCCCGCCGGCAGCCGTTCCCGCCGCCGCCGCGGTCGCGCCGCGCGCCTCTACGCGAAGAACCCGCGGCGAGCGACTCCTGTCGCGCCTCGCCTTGCTGGGCCGTCCCGGCGTCGGCGCTCTGGCGACGCTTGCGCTCTTCGCCGCGATCGGCGCGGCGGGATTCGTCGAGAACGGCGGCTATGCCGCTCTCGTCGCAAGCGAGGGCGAGCTCTACGACATAGCGGGGCGCGTCGCCGGCTTTCCGATTTCCGCCGTCACCATCACCGGTCAATCGCGTTTGACCGAACGCGAACTCCTCGACGCCGCAGGCGTCGGGCCGCGAAACTCCTTGCCCTTTCTCAATGCGACGGCGGTGCGCGACCGGCTGATGCAGGTCCCCCTCGTCAAATCCGCGCGGGTGATGAAGCTCTACCCCGATCGTCTGGTCATCGCGATCGAGGAGCGGCAGCCAAGCGCCTTGTGGCAGCGCGACGGACGCGTCGCCGTCATTTCGGAAGACGGGGTGCCGATCGATGAATTGCGCGACCAGCGCTATCTCGGTCTGCCGTTCGTCGTCGGCGAGGGCGCGCAGAAACGGCTGCTCGAATTTCTCATGCTGATGACGAAGGCCGGCGATCTTGCGCATCGGATCAAGGCTGGCGTGTTCGTCGCGGGACGCCGCTGGAACTTCGAGATGACGAACGGCGTCACGGTGAAACTGCCGGAGATTGATCCGGGCGGCGCGCTGGAGACGCTCGCGCGGCTGCAGCGAGAGGCGCGGATCCTCGACAAGGACGTCATGTTCATCGACTTGCGCATTCCCGACCGCGTCAGCGTCAGGCTGACGGAAGAGGCCGCAGCGGCGCGCGAAGCGCAGCTTGCGCCGCACAAGTCGACCAAGAGTGGTGGTTAG
- a CDS encoding D-alanine--D-alanine ligase has protein sequence MTKHVAVLMGGLSAEREVSLRSGEACAKALVEQGFQVSRVDAGHDVATVLAALKPDVAFNALHGRFGEDGCIQGVLELLRIPYTHSGVLASSVAMKKDVAKTVMAAADVPVPKGRLVHRLEAAKAHALPLPYVLKPISEGSSFGVFIINEGQEHPPQELWREDWAHGDMMLAEQFIAGRELTCAVMNDKALDVIEILAADGGWYDYHAKYAKGGSKHVLPANLKQNIYQEVQHLALEAHRALGCRGVSRADFRYDDRPGGTGELVVLEVNTQPGMTETSLVPEMAANAGFSFGELVRWMVEDASCDR, from the coding sequence ATGACCAAGCACGTCGCCGTTCTGATGGGCGGACTTTCCGCCGAACGCGAAGTTTCCCTGCGCTCGGGCGAGGCCTGCGCGAAAGCCCTCGTAGAGCAGGGATTTCAAGTGTCCCGCGTCGATGCGGGGCATGACGTCGCGACTGTCCTTGCGGCGCTCAAACCGGACGTCGCCTTCAACGCGCTCCATGGCAGGTTCGGCGAGGACGGCTGCATTCAGGGCGTGCTGGAGCTGCTGCGCATCCCCTATACGCACTCCGGCGTGCTCGCCTCTTCGGTGGCGATGAAAAAGGACGTGGCCAAGACGGTCATGGCGGCTGCTGACGTTCCTGTTCCGAAAGGACGCCTCGTGCACAGGCTGGAGGCCGCGAAGGCGCATGCGCTGCCGCTTCCCTATGTGCTCAAGCCCATATCGGAAGGCTCCTCTTTCGGGGTGTTCATCATCAACGAGGGGCAGGAGCATCCGCCGCAGGAATTGTGGCGCGAGGATTGGGCGCATGGCGACATGATGCTCGCGGAGCAGTTCATCGCCGGGCGCGAACTCACCTGCGCCGTCATGAACGACAAGGCTCTCGACGTGATCGAAATTCTCGCCGCCGACGGCGGCTGGTACGATTATCACGCCAAATACGCCAAGGGCGGCTCGAAACACGTCCTTCCGGCGAATCTTAAACAGAATATTTACCAAGAGGTCCAACATTTGGCGCTTGAGGCTCACCGAGCTCTCGGCTGTCGCGGCGTAAGTCGCGCGGACTTCCGATACGACGACCGCCCCGGAGGTACGGGCGAGCTCGTCGTATTGGAGGTGAACACGCAGCCGGGAATGACGGAGACCTCGCTCGTGCCAGAAATGGCGGCAAACGCAGGTTTTTCATTCGGCGAGTTGGTCAGATGGATGGTGGAAGACGCATCCTGCGATCGTTAA
- the murB gene encoding UDP-N-acetylmuramate dehydrogenase, which translates to MIFPDISADIAAAMPQLRGRITANEPLAPYTWFRVGGPAQILFMPADEADLAYFLARLPRETPVTVIGLGSNLIVRDGGVEGVVIRLSAKGFGEIIVEEGCRLRVGAAVPDVKAARAAADAGVDGLAFYRGIPGAIGGALRMNAGAHGGETKDALIEARGVDRAGDIHVFSNADLGYSYRHCSAPDDVIFTQALYQGRPGDPGMILAEMERITAAREASQPIKEKTGGSTFKNPDGRKAWQLIDAAGCRGLVVGDAQVSEMHCNFLINRGRATAADIESLGEEVRRRVYETSGVELHWEIKRIGVA; encoded by the coding sequence ATGATCTTCCCCGACATTTCCGCCGACATCGCCGCCGCCATGCCGCAGTTGCGCGGGCGCATCACGGCCAATGAGCCGCTCGCGCCCTACACATGGTTTCGCGTCGGCGGGCCGGCGCAAATCCTGTTCATGCCGGCCGACGAAGCCGATCTCGCCTATTTCCTCGCCCGGCTGCCGCGAGAAACTCCCGTCACCGTCATCGGGCTTGGCTCTAACCTCATCGTGCGCGACGGCGGCGTCGAAGGCGTGGTCATTCGGCTTTCGGCCAAGGGATTCGGCGAGATCATCGTCGAAGAGGGCTGCAGGCTTCGAGTCGGCGCCGCGGTTCCCGACGTCAAGGCGGCGCGCGCCGCCGCCGACGCAGGCGTCGACGGACTCGCCTTCTATCGCGGCATCCCCGGCGCGATCGGCGGCGCATTGCGGATGAACGCCGGCGCCCATGGCGGCGAAACCAAGGACGCGCTGATCGAAGCGCGCGGCGTCGACCGCGCCGGCGACATCCATGTCTTCTCCAACGCCGATCTCGGCTATTCCTATCGCCATTGCTCCGCGCCGGATGATGTGATCTTCACCCAGGCGCTGTATCAGGGCCGTCCGGGCGATCCGGGGATGATCCTCGCCGAGATGGAGCGCATCACCGCGGCGCGCGAAGCCTCCCAGCCGATCAAGGAAAAAACCGGCGGCTCGACCTTTAAGAATCCGGACGGCCGCAAGGCGTGGCAGTTGATTGACGCGGCCGGGTGCCGCGGCCTTGTCGTCGGCGACGCCCAGGTCAGCGAAATGCACTGCAATTTTCTCATCAACCGCGGGCGCGCCACCGCCGCCGACATTGAGTCGCTCGGCGAAGAAGTGCGCCGGCGCGTGTATGAGACGAGCGGCGTCGAGCTGCATTGGGAGATCAAGCGGATCGGCGTCGCTTGA
- a CDS encoding PIN domain-containing protein, with protein sequence MTAEPFKRMPYETLPVEGGRAYFDSNSVIYFIEANPAFYSKISSLWYALIEQNTSFVTSEFCVAECFYGAFRRQSQVLENGYDRLFFEERSFDIRPVDLETLIGAARLGADLGLRLIDAVHFRTALTAQCDIFVTNDRRFRSGHGLRVVQIAEL encoded by the coding sequence ATGACAGCCGAGCCATTCAAGCGGATGCCGTATGAAACGCTTCCGGTCGAAGGCGGGCGGGCCTATTTCGACTCAAACTCGGTCATCTATTTTATCGAAGCGAACCCGGCGTTTTATTCGAAAATATCCAGCCTCTGGTATGCCCTCATCGAACAAAACACGAGCTTTGTCACGAGTGAATTCTGCGTTGCGGAATGCTTTTACGGCGCGTTCAGACGTCAGAGTCAGGTGCTCGAAAACGGTTATGACCGCCTGTTCTTTGAGGAGAGGAGCTTCGACATTCGGCCCGTGGACCTCGAAACGCTCATTGGAGCGGCGCGCCTCGGCGCTGATCTCGGCCTAAGACTGATAGATGCGGTGCATTTTCGAACGGCGTTGACCGCGCAATGCGATATCTTCGTCACCAACGATCGCCGATTCCGCTCGGGCCACGGCCTGCGCGTCGTCCAAATCGCCGAGCTGTGA
- a CDS encoding ribbon-helix-helix protein, CopG family — protein sequence MAQFDFRRIVTTIDYIVVSPIFVMKPAPSTPTSVRLTDETRKILDEAARRTRRSRSYLVEETLKQFLPRIVQKETQPSPQERIRRLKELEGIGYRLVGPQSIEEIDARIREFRGDE from the coding sequence GTGGCGCAATTTGACTTCCGCAGGATTGTTACTACAATTGACTACATCGTAGTCAGCCCTATCTTCGTCATGAAACCTGCGCCATCCACGCCGACATCCGTTCGTCTGACCGACGAAACGCGCAAAATACTCGACGAGGCGGCGCGGCGCACGCGGCGCTCGCGTTCTTATCTCGTTGAGGAAACGCTGAAGCAATTTCTTCCGCGCATCGTGCAGAAGGAAACCCAGCCTTCGCCTCAGGAGCGCATTCGTCGCCTGAAGGAGCTTGAGGGCATAGGCTATCGGCTCGTCGGACCGCAATCCATTGAGGAGATCGACGCACGCATCCGTGAATTCCGCGGCGATGAATGA
- the murC gene encoding UDP-N-acetylmuramate--L-alanine ligase, whose product MKLPRELGPIHFVGIGGIGMSGIAEVLLNLGYKVQGSDAAENANVKRLIEKGATVSIGHDAKNLGDAAVVVVSTAIKRDNPELVLAREKRLPVVRRAEMLAELMRLKQCVAIAGTHGKTTTTSLVATLLDAGGLDPTVINGGIINAYGTNARLGAGDWMVVEADESDGTFLKLPADVAIVTNIDPEHLDHFHTFDAIKEAFRNFVENIPFYGFAVMCLDHPTVQELVGRIEDRRVITYGENPQADVRLLDVDLEGGVSKFNVLLRDRKTSQAIYLENLVLPMPGHHNALNATAAVAVANQLGLSPEQIRKALAGFGGVKRRFTKTGEWNGVQIFDDYGHHPVEIAAVLRAARASTKGKVVALMQPHRYTRLQSLFDAFATCFNDADVVIVADVYPAGEQPIDGVNRDALVSAIKAHGHRRAMGLPSPEVLAAMVREIVAPGDYVVCLGAGNITQWAYALPEQLAAGQG is encoded by the coding sequence ATGAAACTGCCGCGGGAGCTCGGGCCAATCCATTTCGTCGGCATCGGCGGCATCGGCATGTCTGGAATCGCCGAAGTGCTGCTCAATCTCGGCTACAAGGTGCAGGGGTCGGACGCCGCCGAAAACGCCAACGTCAAGCGTCTCATCGAAAAGGGCGCGACGGTCAGCATCGGACATGACGCGAAAAATCTTGGCGACGCCGCAGTCGTCGTCGTCTCGACCGCAATAAAGCGCGACAATCCCGAACTTGTCTTGGCGCGCGAAAAACGTCTGCCGGTCGTGCGCCGCGCCGAAATGCTCGCCGAGCTGATGCGCCTCAAGCAATGCGTCGCCATCGCCGGCACCCATGGCAAGACGACGACGACCTCGCTCGTCGCCACGCTGCTCGACGCCGGCGGCCTCGATCCGACCGTGATCAACGGCGGCATCATCAACGCCTATGGCACGAATGCGCGTCTTGGCGCCGGCGACTGGATGGTGGTGGAGGCCGACGAAAGCGACGGCACGTTTCTCAAACTGCCGGCGGACGTCGCCATCGTCACCAATATCGATCCCGAACATCTCGACCATTTCCATACATTCGACGCCATCAAGGAAGCCTTCCGCAACTTCGTCGAGAATATTCCCTTCTACGGCTTCGCGGTGATGTGCCTCGATCATCCGACCGTGCAGGAGCTCGTCGGCCGCATCGAGGACCGCCGCGTCATCACCTATGGCGAAAATCCGCAGGCCGACGTGCGTCTGCTCGACGTCGATCTCGAGGGCGGCGTGTCGAAATTCAATGTGCTGCTGCGCGACCGCAAGACGTCGCAGGCGATCTATCTCGAAAATCTCGTCCTGCCGATGCCGGGCCATCACAATGCGTTGAATGCGACGGCGGCGGTCGCCGTCGCCAATCAGCTCGGCCTGTCGCCCGAACAGATTCGCAAGGCGCTCGCCGGCTTTGGCGGCGTCAAGCGGCGGTTCACGAAGACCGGCGAATGGAACGGCGTGCAGATTTTCGACGACTATGGACATCATCCGGTCGAAATCGCCGCCGTGCTGCGCGCGGCGCGCGCCTCGACCAAGGGCAAGGTCGTCGCGCTGATGCAGCCGCATCGCTATACGCGGCTGCAGTCGCTTTTTGACGCTTTCGCCACCTGTTTCAACGACGCCGACGTGGTCATCGTCGCCGATGTCTATCCGGCGGGCGAGCAGCCGATCGATGGGGTCAATCGCGACGCGCTCGTTTCCGCGATCAAGGCGCATGGCCATCGCCGCGCGATGGGGCTGCCTTCTCCCGAAGTGCTGGCGGCGATGGTGCGCGAGATTGTCGCGCCGGGCGATTATGTCGTGTGTCTTGGCGCCGGCAATATCACCCAATGGGCCTATGCGCTGCCGGAGCAATTGGCGGCGGGGCAGGGGTGA
- a CDS encoding glycosyltransferase, whose product MSDSPILLAAGGTGGHLFPAEALAHALGARGLAVELVTEERALRYGGAFPARAMHVIPAGTPRGGSLLAKAQAVARLALGTAQAAALLRQVKPAAVIGFGGYPTVPPLLAASYLGVPSALHEANGVMGKANRFLAGRVDRIAAGLPTLAVPAALQSKLVVTGNPVRPKVLEAAKIPYPSFDDGMFRLLVAGGSQGARVMADIAPAAVAALPDALRAKVAVVQQARPEDIARVEAIYAGAGVGAEIAPFFADFPARLAAAHFVITRAGASTVSELAVVGRPAMLVPLPHALDQDQAANAAFLEAAGGAETVRQSDFTPEFLTRRLCDLINAPTQLSARATAAKSVGVADAADRLADLIISVAGVDVAQRRQG is encoded by the coding sequence ATGAGCGATTCGCCGATTCTCCTCGCCGCCGGCGGCACCGGCGGCCATCTTTTTCCGGCCGAGGCGCTCGCGCATGCGCTCGGCGCCCGCGGGCTGGCGGTGGAGCTGGTCACCGAGGAGCGCGCCCTGCGCTACGGCGGCGCCTTTCCGGCGCGGGCCATGCATGTGATTCCCGCCGGCACGCCGCGGGGCGGCTCGCTGCTGGCCAAAGCCCAGGCGGTCGCGCGTCTCGCCCTCGGCACGGCGCAAGCGGCCGCGCTGCTGCGTCAGGTCAAACCGGCCGCGGTGATCGGTTTCGGCGGCTACCCCACCGTCCCGCCCTTGCTTGCGGCGTCCTATCTCGGCGTGCCGAGCGCTCTGCACGAAGCGAATGGCGTCATGGGCAAGGCCAATCGCTTTCTCGCCGGCCGCGTCGACAGGATCGCCGCCGGCCTACCGACTCTCGCCGTGCCGGCGGCCCTGCAAAGCAAGCTCGTCGTCACCGGCAATCCGGTGCGCCCCAAGGTGCTCGAGGCCGCCAAGATTCCCTATCCTTCGTTCGACGATGGAATGTTCCGGCTGCTCGTCGCCGGCGGCTCGCAGGGCGCCCGCGTCATGGCGGACATCGCGCCGGCGGCCGTCGCGGCGCTGCCCGACGCGCTGCGGGCGAAAGTCGCCGTCGTGCAGCAGGCGCGTCCCGAAGATATCGCGCGCGTCGAGGCGATCTACGCCGGCGCCGGGGTCGGCGCCGAGATTGCGCCCTTTTTCGCCGACTTCCCGGCGCGGCTCGCGGCGGCGCATTTCGTCATCACCCGCGCCGGCGCGTCGACGGTCTCGGAGCTTGCGGTCGTCGGGCGACCGGCGATGCTGGTGCCGCTGCCGCATGCGCTCGACCAGGATCAGGCGGCGAACGCCGCTTTTCTCGAAGCGGCCGGCGGCGCGGAAACCGTGCGCCAGAGCGACTTCACGCCGGAATTTTTGACGCGGCGGCTTTGCGACCTCATCAATGCGCCGACGCAGCTTTCCGCGCGCGCCACAGCCGCAAAAAGCGTCGGCGTCGCCGACGCCGCCGATCGTCTCGCCGATCTGATCATCAGCGTCGCGGGAGTGGACGTCGCGCAACGGAGACAGGGATGA